A single genomic interval of Flavobacterium sp. N2820 harbors:
- a CDS encoding four helix bundle protein, with the protein MTKSFEEFEVHKKGVLLTKQVFKLLNNSSLEKEFGFKDQIKRAVISITNNIAEGSEYNNNKQFIRYLKIAKGSCAEVRNMLLLAKELEFCTENEMQDSFQLTIEISQNISNFIKYLDSKLEK; encoded by the coding sequence ATGACGAAATCTTTTGAAGAATTTGAAGTTCACAAAAAAGGTGTTTTGCTTACAAAACAAGTTTTTAAATTATTGAATAATTCTTCATTAGAGAAAGAATTTGGTTTTAAAGATCAAATTAAAAGAGCTGTAATTTCGATTACAAATAATATAGCTGAAGGTTCAGAATATAACAACAATAAGCAATTCATTCGATATTTAAAAATTGCAAAAGGGAGTTGTGCTGAAGTTAGAAATATGCTACTATTAGCAAAAGAATTAGAATTTTGTACAGAAAATGAAATGCAAGATAGTTTTCAATTAACAATTGAGATTTCTCAAAACATTTCTAATTTTATAAAGTATTTAGATTCAAAATTAGAAAAATGA
- a CDS encoding HesB/IscA family protein — MIKVSDTASKKIISMMQEDGFDAAKDYVRVGVKSGGCSGLSYDLKFDNEIGENDKIFEDNNVKIAVEKKSFLYLAGTILEFSGGLNGKGFVFNNPNAQRTCGCGESFSL; from the coding sequence ATGATTAAAGTATCTGATACAGCAAGTAAAAAAATCATCAGCATGATGCAAGAAGATGGTTTTGATGCAGCCAAAGATTACGTTCGAGTAGGCGTAAAAAGTGGTGGTTGCTCGGGTTTGTCTTATGATTTAAAATTTGACAACGAAATAGGAGAAAACGATAAAATATTTGAAGATAATAATGTAAAAATTGCTGTAGAAAAAAAGAGTTTTCTTTACTTGGCAGGAACAATATTAGAATTTTCGGGTGGTTTAAACGGAAAAGGATTTGTTTTTAACAATCCAAATGCACAAAGAACGTGTGGATGTGGAGAGAGTTTCTCGTTATAA
- a CDS encoding MBL fold metallo-hydrolase, protein MKLYPIEAGNFKLDGGAMFGVVPKTIWNKTNPADENNLIDIAARCLLIEDGNRLTLIDTGMGNKQSDKFFGYYSLWGEHSLDNSLKKAGFHRDDITDVFMTHLHFDHCGGSVNWNKDKTGYEVAFKNAKFWTNDNHWEWATKPNSREKASFLHENIIPMQESGQLNFVKRPQGDFLSESELGFGIFFADGHTEKQMLPHINYNGKTIVFCADLLATAGHIPIPYVMGYDTRPLLTLDEKAKFMNAAADNNYYLFLEHDAHNEIITVERTEKGVRLKEVFKCDDILK, encoded by the coding sequence ATGAAATTATACCCAATTGAAGCTGGAAATTTTAAATTAGATGGTGGCGCTATGTTTGGAGTGGTACCTAAAACCATTTGGAATAAAACCAATCCAGCCGACGAAAATAATTTAATTGACATCGCCGCGAGATGTTTATTAATTGAAGACGGCAATCGACTAACGCTTATTGATACCGGAATGGGCAACAAACAATCAGATAAATTTTTTGGATATTATTCGTTATGGGGAGAGCATTCATTAGATAATTCACTAAAAAAAGCTGGTTTTCATCGCGATGATATTACCGATGTGTTTATGACGCATTTGCATTTTGACCATTGTGGTGGAAGTGTCAATTGGAACAAAGATAAAACGGGTTACGAAGTGGCTTTTAAAAATGCGAAATTTTGGACAAACGACAACCATTGGGAATGGGCAACGAAACCAAATTCAAGAGAAAAAGCTTCTTTTTTACATGAAAATATCATTCCAATGCAAGAAAGCGGTCAGTTGAATTTCGTTAAAAGACCACAAGGTGATTTTTTATCAGAATCTGAATTGGGATTTGGGATTTTCTTTGCTGATGGTCATACCGAAAAACAAATGTTACCGCACATCAACTACAATGGAAAAACTATCGTTTTTTGTGCCGATTTATTAGCAACCGCTGGTCATATTCCTATTCCATATGTAATGGGTTATGATACAAGGCCATTATTAACATTGGACGAAAAAGCAAAATTCATGAATGCAGCAGCAGATAATAATTATTATTTGTTTTTAGAACACGATGCACATAATGAAATTATCACGGTAGAACGAACCGAAAAAGGGGTTCGTTTAAAAGAGGTTTTTAAATGCGATGATATTTTAAAATAA